The sequence AGATTTTTATAAAACAGCCTTACCTTCTTATTACAGTGAAAAGCACATATACAGTTAGCTTGTACAAATTTATAACTATATGTGCTTTAAAAATCCTTCTTTGTACTACATGGCTTCAAAATACAACCTGTATAATTTTACCTAGGTAAAAAGAAACAGTAATCAGTTTGAAACTTGAAAGAGAAACTGGGTGGACATATTTTGAAGCATTATGGAGTACAAAAATCCATACTTTATAAAGCAATATAGAGATCTTTGAAAAAGTACAGTTTTattctttgcttattttaataCATATCTTCTGTAAGATGCAATCTGAGTGTAATTTCAAATAGCATAATATTTGGTCTGTGGACTAGGATTTGTTCGATTGCTGTTACAATGCTGAATGTATCTTGTAGCAGTTACTGTCATAAGATTGCCtacattataatttattttgtatagTCATAGCAACTGTTCTTATTTTGTATGAGTTGTTACCATTTTAGAAGCAGTTACATTGTCTTATAAACATAACAGAATCTGTACAATCAAATAGGTGATATCTctctcccccaccaaaaaaaagtaaTCATCTTGGGGAGCCATAAACTTGGTTCAGTAACACTTCCATTGCTCAAAAAAGATGTGACATTCTAGTTTTGGAATGTCAGTTtgtagcacattttaaaaatatctttaatagTAGTtagtcttcatcttttcaaattagatttAATTTCTGGAAGCTAGTAACAGTCCCTTCTGAGTAGGACAAATGAATAAAGTGGATATTTAAACCTCTCTTTGGGATAAAAAACAAAGTGtgagtattttcatattttttgaaagtaTGGTTTTCAGAAAATCTCCAGAATATTCTGTGCCATGGTAGAAATATTAGAACAATCAACCTCATAAAGTGATTTCTTTAAAGGAGATAGCACACAGTTAAATATGTAAGTTCTTACATGAGTGTTTTGAGGTCATCTCATTGCATTGTGAtcatatttctcttttccttggcAGCCATAgaagtgtatgtgtatatatatatataagtgtatatatatatacacatagaagtgtatatatatatatatacacacacacacacacatagaagtatgtatatatatatatatatatatatatataactttttctAGTTATCTTGTCTCTAATTGTTCCTTTATACTTGTGATGATTTTGATGGTGCTCCtcgtggctcagtgttaaagactgcctgcagtgcaggagagccaagttcgattcctggatcgggaagattcccctggagaaggtaatggcaacccactccagtattcttgcctggagaatcccgtggacagaggagcctggcgggcggtagtccataggatcacaaagagtcagacacagctgagttactaacattttcactttgtttcaCCCTTTTCTGAATCAGAAACTTAGAGCATTTGTTTTCCTTCCAAATACTGTACTCTGTTTCGCCATCCAACTGTTTTTTCACCCATGTTACTGGATTGTTAGTAAGTTTTCTATTGGATTATGTTGTACTTTTAGTTTTTAATGGTTTAAGCCATTaccattttactgaagtatataaAGACTGAAATCTTAGTAGATAAGTTATCGCTCAGTTTTGCACCATTGACTTTTTTTCTGTCTATTACTATTCTATAACTTTCTTCATACGTATGATTAGTCTTTTGTGTTAAAATTCATTTCTCTGTTCAGAATCCTTCTTTGCTTATGGGAGGAATCGTTCTGTAATGCCACCCTACTTTTCTATCTCAATCCCTTTTTTCCAGCATAAAGCCTTTTTTCATGTCGTTTTGGTCATACTTATTTACTAAATGGGTTTGTTACCAGTGCCAAAATTTTTACTTTATCATTTTTTCCTGCCTGAaatccctttttctttccttctttctgttcaAATTTATCAATTCTTCAGAGGTGTATCAGGTCATAGCTGTTCAACAAAATCTTCAGTGAAATACTTGCTGTTCTGATCTACCTGCATCTTTACACTTTTATTGCAGTTACTTTTTATCACTCATTTTGTACTAAATGAACTCTACcttgtatttttcttaattattatgTTTCAGTGTTTTAGTTCTACACATGGATAATAATGAAGACGACGACCATGATTTTTGTATGAACCTCTTTCCTTAAAACATACATAGCATAATTCAGAACAGATGTTCGTGTGATGCTTTCATAGATGTTCAGtgaattatttgttgaataaatattctGCCATCTTCACACAGTTATTTCATGTGATTTTACATTTGTGAACCATTTAATAACATCAAATAAATACAGTCTGTACTATAAATGCGTTCATTGTTGTAATCTGATTGTCATTATTATATTCCTAATAACTTTATTTTGTAGAAGCTTAAGTGAAAATGGTACATGTTAGAAGACGTGAAACAAGGAGTAATTCTAAAACTCAAGAGCATGAACAGAAATCTCGAGTGGATTGGAGGCGGACTAAAAGAAGTAGTCTCTTGCAATTATGTGAGAGTGATGACGAGCTTGAGAGTGGTGACGAGCTTGAGAGTGATGAAAGTGCTGACAGTAATGAAAGTGTTGACAGTGATGAAGATCCAGACAGTAACAAGGGGCCTGATTGCATTAAGAAGCCAGAAAATGAAAACGAGCTTAAATTAATTAATGTTGAAGGTGAAGGAAACAACAGTAAGCATCTCATTAACACTGACAACAGTTCAAtatatgaagaagaaaagaacaaaactaaaCATGGAAGTATTGACTTAGCAGATCATGAAAAGGGTTCAGGTCAAGAGGAGGGTGATCTCAACAAACACACTGGACAAATAACAGAGGAGGATTTAGAAGAAGAACACATCAAGcgagggaagaggagaaggatcTCTTCTGTGATGTGTGACAGTGATGAGAGTGATGACAGTGATATCCTAGTTAGCAAAGTGGGTGTTAAACGTCCACGTAGAGTGGTTGAAGACGAATGTTCTTCAGTGGAGATGGAGcaaaaaaatcctgaaagaacTTCAGCCACAAGAAAGCGAGAACAGCTGCAGAAACtgaaagaactctcaaaacagaGATCTCGTCAGAGACGTGATAGTAGTAGAGAGTTTGAGGTGTGTTatattttattggttttgttactgtttttaaatttttatttaaattatttaacttttataaaaatcAAAGTCCTGAGTCTGTTCTCTTGCAGTAactctagaatttattttttagtcaAGTATCCTTGGGCATGTTTGGTTGCAGTATTGCatctaataatattttattatgagcCTCATTccttcactctttttttagaaatttaaagattttgttttgtctgacttttcccattttttatttctacttattACCTTAACgtccattttaaacattttatcacTTACTGGGGTATGTTATCTTTTTCCTTATTTCAAAAGTTCAACATCTAACATGACAAGATTTTTTTCAACCTTAAagtatgaaattattttctacagatcattttttgtttcagatttgatcttttaatttcacatccATAGTGACAATTTTAAAGGTACACTTTATTAAAAgatatgttttaatttaattaggACTCTGAAAAGAAATCCTCCCCCAGCAGTGATGAAAATGAtgttgaggaggaagaggaagaagacaatGATTATGAATCTGGTGAAGATGGAGATAATTATATTATTGATGGCTTTGTAGTACAAGATGAGGAGggtgatgaagaaaataaaagccaacaAGGAGAACAATTGACTACCTCGCAACTGAAATTAGTAAAACAGAATTCTCTTTGTAAGTTAAATATCAAGAGATGTTTTATGACTTACTCTAATTATTATGTTATGTTGAGTATTGAATCAGCCTTTTACTGTCATATTCTAAATCTTTGATTAGGAACTATGGTTTCATTTTCAGGTAACTTTATCTGTCTAATAGTTTATGCTGGTGGTTTGTGAGAACCCTTTACTCTTAAAAATAATAGAGAACCCTAAAGAGCTTTTGTTTCTGTGGGTTATATCTATCAACATCTACCATTGTAGAAAtacaaaagagaaatttaaaatatatttattaattaaatgacTTAAAATTCTCATGTGATAAGCTCATTACATGTTAATATAGGTAACACTCATGAAAAAATAACTTTTCccaaaaaatgagaagaatggcgttgttttacatttatatttaatatctagCCTAGTACAGGCAGCTGGATTCTTGTATCGGCTTTTGCATTCAGTCTATATTGACATTAAATTAGAGGAAAGCAATTTTGTTTCGTAGAAGTAGATAGCTGGAAAAAGGAGGgttgtttttaaagcattttcaaaataattgtgGATATTCTCACTGACACTGCACCAAAATTCAACAAATTTCTTAAAGAACTTGTTCTTAAGTTTCTTAAAGATTAGTTGCAATTTGGAGTCTGAAAGCATATAAATTAACTTTTAGTACTTACATTTCATTCCATTGATATGTCTTTCAATTTGAATGGATCTTTTACCTATTCATGATTTTGTAACATCATGCATTGGTTCTTTGGAAAATATTGATTCACTggttatatgaaagtgaaagtgaagttgctcagtcctgtccaactctttgtgactccatagactgtagctcaccagactcctctgtccataggattttccaggcaagagtactggagtgggttgccatttccttctccagaggatcttccccacacagggatcgaaccctggtctcctgcattataggcagatgctttaccgtctgagccaccaaggaagtctataTACTGgttatatctctctctctctttagttactcagtcatttctgactcttggcgaccccatggactgtagcccaccaggctcctctgtacatgggattctccacaggcaagaatactggagtgggttgccatttccttctccaggggatcttcccaacccaggaattgaacctgggtctcctgcatggcaggcagattctttaccaaccgagctatgagggaatcttccatattttgacacattccactatataatattttaaaaatcacattcacTGATATCACCACCAGTATCATCAAAAAATTCTTTAGGTATTGGGAAATTGGCAAGCTCATAGTAGCAAATACAAGTTTTTCAAAATTCTGATTTCTGCTCAAATACCAGTTTTTATCTTTGGTAACAAACACTGTGAGTTCTTGAAATGACAGAttctctttgttcatttttgataaaatatttggCAGATGCCTGAATAACCATAGTTGGTCAACAGTTCTTTCAGGTAAACTTGGTGTTtcaaataaatctgaaaaatgaGGCTCCCAACTTAGTTTTAAAAGATGTATGCTCAGATTCATGActtaataaaaatgctaatttttaCTGCTTCCTCATGGAcctttttaaatgaaagtagCTTTTTTACTGAATGCATAGCAGTGGTGACTATAGTGATTACTAGTAGTTTGATTCCACAGCTCCTTAACATTTGATTCATGTTAAGGAGCCAGCTGCCTTATCCATAGTTAATTTTGCACCATCAGTGACAATGTCAAAATGGCAAAAACAACAGATAATTATCTTAATATTACAGCTTTGACTTCACCGATCCCCTTAAATGGACTTAGAGACTTACAGGGGTCTgtagaccacactttgagaaccactggtgttATCTGGACTTTTGAAGTGTTATGCAGTGAAACCTGTCAGGAGAttagaataatttatatttacatataataaataataggACCCTAAAATATTAGGGTGTCTTTAAATGTGTATACTATTGTTCTGATTCCTATAATTGTACATAAATTTAAAGACTGTTATTATGATGTTTTACAACTGTGGTAGAAACAGGATGTtggatgaaaatttttttttcccttcaagaaTGCATATTTCCAAAAGGAATTTAAAAGGCATGTTTACTAAAGTTAAGTTTAATATGATTCAATTTAGATACtgtgatttaaataaaatagtagaTTGAGATATGAATTAaatttcaaggaaatcaagaaatcaGTTACAGAGATGCCAGTGATAGGCATAGGCATCTGTATGTTGGAAATTAATGAGTGTTTTCTTTATATCAGTAAGCACTGGTTCACATGCCATCAGGACATTTGATCTCAGAGAAAGTCAGTTAGGAGGTGTCCCATCATTCTGGATATTAGTACCTAGGATGTGATAAAACATTTACTGAGAGATACCTacttataggggcttccctggtggctcattggtaaagaacccacctgcaatgcaggagatgcaggttcgatccctgggtttggaagatctctggagaagggaatggcaacccactccagtattcttgcctaggtaatcccatggacagaggagcctggtgggctacagtccatgggggttgcaaaagattcagacatgacttagcggctcaACAACAACCACACACTCATAGCCACTCCAAATAAAAGTCCAGCACATGGAAAGTATCTTAACTCTCTTCTCTATCCTACACTTTAATGCTTACCTTTGGTTTTTTAACTTTGATTTTCTAAGTTTTAGATTTACTGAAAAGTTGAGTGGAAAGTACAGAGTTTCTATATAACCCATCACACACAGTTGCCCTGTTATTAACATCTTGTATTATCTTGATGTATCTGGTGCAAGTGATGAGCTAGTATTGATCATTGATACATTACTAACTGTAGTTCATAGTTTGCATCTAGGCTCACTCtttgtgttgtacattctgtgggtttgagATGTGTATAATGATGCAACAGGTATCCACCATTACAATAACAGAACAGTTTCACTCCTAAAATTATCCTGTTCTCCACCTActcatccctccctcccacccctgaacCCCTAGCAACCACTGACCTTTTCaatgtctccatagttttgcctttgccAAAATGTTATCATCATgggaatcatacagcatgtagccttttcagattggcatatttcacttaataatgcatttaagtttcctccatgtcttaaTGTGCAGGGTAGCTCATTTCCTTTTATCacggaataatattccattgtatggatgtaccacgGTTTGTTTATCCGTTCACTTGTTGAGGGAtgttttggttgcttccaagttttggcaattatgaataaagctgctataaatatttgtgtgaaaatttatctatggacataagttttcaattcatttgggtaaatatcaaGGAGCCCTGTGCTTGTTTTTAACAGTGATCATCTCCACCTTAGAAGGAGATGTACCTAATTTTTATGCAATACATTTTGTCTTTTGTGTTCTTAGTTacagcttttctttctgactctatCCTCACAGTCTCCCTTTTCTCAACTCCTAACCGTATTAATGCCTTTCCTCccttgagttgtcatgttttgtGACCCACTATTCTAAACTTACCTTTTTGTTCAGAGTTTCCCAATAACTACAAAGCACTGTACTTAGACTGTTCGAGCCATCAGTCCAGTGAAATTGCTCTTACTAAAATTAGTGACAACTTTTAAGTTGCCAAAATGCTCTTTGGTCCTTATGTTAACCTGATACTGCTGTGTGTTTTGCCACTAGCCATTGACAGTTCTCATTTTcaggtgtttggtttttttttagcttcttgTCTTCCTCTTTATAATATTGCATTCCTCTTTTTCCATTTGCCGTGTAAATATTGATGTTTTCAACGGTTTCATCCTCACACTGCCTTCATTTTACTTGGGCTTCAGGCAGTCTCTGCCCCATAACTTCAGCCTAATCTCTGGGGAAGTTCCCAAGCTTTTATTTCCAGCACAGACTTCTCCATAGTGTAAGGCCCAATTTTTCAATCTTCTTACTGAacattttcatcacagtgtcttTCAGACACCTCAGACTCAGTATGTACAAATCTAAATGATTAAGAGGGAGCATAAGGAAGTTTGGGGTGGTGATAGAAGTTGTGTTTTTCATTGTCTTGGTGGTTACACAACTTTGTGTTTTGATCATAGAACTGTGCAccaaaaagagtgaattttatggtatgtgaaaaaGTAAAACTCAGTAAAGAAATCCAAATGGCCATCCCCACTTTCAAAAAATAACCTAGGTAGTTAATCAACTTCTCTTCTCTTTGTAATGCTAATACACATTAGACCTGCTGACACATTATAGGAACTTAttagttggatggatggatgattaaAATAAACGTACCAACTGAAGTTTCCTAAAGACAGAAAAATGTTAAGTATTACTAGATTTATTAaaacatcagaggaaaaacaacatACATATTTTAAGATGATAATTAATGACTTGGTTAATGTTTTTAATACTTATTAGTGACTGCCATTTATGAATATAGTAAGTATATGTAGATTTTATATGCCAAGGGATTATGTTCTAAAAGTTGCTGTAAGTTAATACTTACAttagaaaatcaaaatatattttctcattaaa comes from Dama dama isolate Ldn47 chromosome 1, ASM3311817v1, whole genome shotgun sequence and encodes:
- the CCDC82 gene encoding coiled-coil domain-containing protein 82 isoform X1, with the translated sequence MVHVRRRETRSNSKTQEHEQKSRVDWRRTKRSSLLQLCESDDELESGDELESDESADSNESVDSDEDPDSNKGPDCIKKPENENELKLINVEGEGNNSKHLINTDNSSIYEEEKNKTKHGSIDLADHEKGSGQEEGDLNKHTGQITEEDLEEEHIKRGKRRRISSVMCDSDESDDSDILVSKVGVKRPRRVVEDECSSVEMEQKNPERTSATRKREQLQKLKELSKQRSRQRRDSSREFEDSEKKSSPSSDENDVEEEEEEDNDYESGEDGDNYIIDGFVVQDEEGDEENKSQQGEQLTTSQLKLVKQNSLYSFSDHYTHFERVVKALLINALDECFLGTLYDGTRQKSYAQDMLTSLHYLDNRFVQPRLESLVSRSRWKEQYKERVENYSSVSIQPKNPENCCCQACGLHRHCTYSVRLSGKLYNTRTMETDDFMSHDKQVFTVGRICAERTRIYHKLKHFKFELYQECCSIAKTEEVEDEQVKETVKRIFNQSRNSGWIREKYDQLEEYLNFADYFQDEKFD
- the CCDC82 gene encoding coiled-coil domain-containing protein 82 isoform X3; this encodes MVHVRRRETRSNSKTQEHEQKSRVDWRRTKRSSLLQLCESDDELESGDELESDESADSNESVDSDEDPDSNKGPDCIKKPENENELKLINVEGEGNNSKHLINTDNSSIYEEEKNKTKHGSIDLADHEKGSGQEEGDLNKHTGQITEEDLEEEHIKRGKRRRISSVMCDSDESDDSDILVSKVGVKRPRRVVEDECSSVEMEQKNPERTSATRKREQLQKLKELSKQRSRQRRDSSREFEDSEKKSSPSSDENDVEEEEEEDNDYESGEDGDNYIIDGFVVQDEEGDEENKSQQGEQLTTSQLKLVKQNSLYSFSDHYTHFERVVKALLINALDECFLGTLYDGTRQKSYAQDMLTSLHYLDNRFVQPRLESLVSRSRWKEQYKERVENYSSVSIQPKNPENCCCQACGLHRHCTYSVRLSGKLYNTRTMETDDFMSHDKQKYDQLEEYLNFADYFQDEKFD
- the CCDC82 gene encoding coiled-coil domain-containing protein 82 isoform X2 — protein: MVHVRRRETRSNSKTQEHEQKSRVDWRRTKRSSLLQLCESDDELESGDELESDESADSNESVDSDEDPDSNKGPDCIKKPENENELKLINVEGEGNNSKHLINTDNSSIYEEEKNKTKHGSIDLADHEKGSGQEEGDLNKHTGQITEEDLEEEHIKRGKRRRISSVMCDSDESDDSDILVSKVGVKRPRRVVEDECSSVEMEQKNPERTSATRKREQLQKLKELSKQRSRQRRDSSREFEDSEKKSSPSSDENDVEEEEEEDNDYESGEDGDNYIIDGFVVQDEEGDEENKSQQGEQLTTSQLKLVKQNSLYSFSDHYTHFERVVKALLINALDECFLGTLYDGTRQKSYAQDMLTSLHYLDNRFVQPRLESLVSRSRWKEQYKERVENYSSVSIQPKNPENCCCQACGLHRHCTYSVRLSGKLYNTRTMETDDFMSHDKQVFTVGRICAERTRIYHKLKHFKFELYQECCSIAKTEEVEDEQVKETVKRIFNQSRNSGWIRENSSCDLRVKKPLMPV